In the Kitasatospora terrestris genome, one interval contains:
- a CDS encoding alpha-hydroxy-acid oxidizing protein, with amino-acid sequence MGPQFGDFQNEIYFEGLFGVQPKYPMAFAELAERAAAALPPSVWSYVAGGAGDEHTQRANAAAFERWGLVPRMMVGAAQRDLGVELFGLSLPTPLLLAPVGVLGLCAPDGHGDLATARAAARTGVPMIASTLSVDPLEQVAAEFGDTPGFFQLYPPNDRALAESLVHRAEQAGYRGIVVTLDTWVTGWRPRDLATGNFPQLRGHCLANYTSDPVFRARLAAAGVDPDGDPRQAVMEWTQVFPSPLTWDDLAWLRSLTSLPLILKGICHPEDVRRARDGGADGIYCSNHGGRQANGGLPALESLPEVVEAADGLPVLFDSGVRSGADAVKALALGATAVAIGRPYVYGLALGGTDGAVHVLRSLLAEADLLMAVDGYPSIATLRAEGALRRL; translated from the coding sequence ATGGGGCCACAGTTCGGCGATTTCCAGAACGAGATCTACTTCGAGGGCCTGTTCGGCGTCCAGCCGAAGTACCCGATGGCCTTCGCCGAGCTGGCGGAGCGGGCCGCGGCCGCGCTGCCGCCTTCGGTGTGGTCGTACGTGGCGGGCGGCGCCGGCGACGAACACACCCAGCGGGCCAACGCTGCGGCGTTCGAGCGCTGGGGGCTGGTCCCCCGGATGATGGTCGGCGCGGCGCAGCGCGACCTGGGCGTGGAGCTGTTCGGACTGTCGCTGCCGACGCCGCTGCTGCTGGCACCCGTCGGGGTGCTCGGGCTGTGCGCACCGGACGGTCACGGCGACCTGGCGACGGCCCGCGCCGCCGCCCGCACCGGCGTGCCGATGATCGCCTCCACCCTCTCGGTGGACCCGCTGGAGCAGGTGGCCGCGGAGTTCGGCGACACTCCCGGGTTCTTCCAGCTGTACCCGCCGAACGACCGGGCGCTGGCCGAGAGCCTGGTGCACCGGGCCGAGCAGGCCGGCTACCGGGGCATCGTGGTCACCCTGGACACCTGGGTGACCGGCTGGCGTCCGCGCGACCTGGCCACCGGCAACTTCCCGCAGCTGCGCGGGCACTGCCTGGCCAACTACACCTCCGACCCGGTGTTCCGGGCCCGGCTGGCCGCCGCCGGCGTCGACCCGGACGGCGATCCACGGCAGGCGGTCATGGAGTGGACCCAGGTCTTCCCCAGCCCGTTGACCTGGGACGACCTGGCGTGGCTGCGGTCGCTGACCTCACTGCCGCTGATCCTCAAGGGCATCTGCCACCCGGAGGACGTCCGGCGGGCGCGGGACGGCGGCGCGGACGGCATCTACTGCTCCAACCACGGCGGCCGGCAGGCCAACGGCGGGCTGCCCGCGCTGGAGTCGCTGCCCGAGGTGGTGGAGGCGGCGGACGGGCTGCCGGTGCTGTTCGACTCCGGGGTGCGCAGCGGCGCGGACGCGGTGAAGGCGCTGGCACTCGGCGCCACGGCCGTCGCGATCGGGCGCCCCTACGTGTACGGGCTCGCCCTGGGCGGGACGGACGGCGCGGTACACGTGCTGCGCTCGCTGCTGGCCGAGGCGGACCTGCTGATGGCGGTGGACGGCTACCCGTCGATCGCAACACTGCGGGCGGAGGGAGCGCTGCGGCGGCTCTGA
- a CDS encoding helix-turn-helix domain-containing protein — MSDDLLEPVGLGATESALYLHVLSAPRSTTAQLAEALSSTPAGIRTALGRLVTTGLVTRLAGSPVRYTAAPPEVAVDALAAQRQHEMDLLRSRIRELAHKFQKLDSSKSAELVELIEGQEAMRHRAEQLQLGAQQEILIIDCPPYFDDPTANPMEFQLLERGVVYRALYDAPGLEGAARMGFVMECIAAGEQARSLPSVRMKMLVADRRYAMIPLSFEATESTAALWVRPSPLLTALVTCFDLLWERATPLGVGQQTGELDERDRELLAMMASGMKDAAIVRSLGITQRTMTRRISHILNVLDSQTRFQAGLQAARRGWL, encoded by the coding sequence ATGTCGGACGACCTCCTGGAGCCGGTCGGGCTGGGCGCGACGGAGAGTGCGCTCTACCTCCACGTGCTGTCCGCACCCCGCTCCACCACCGCCCAGCTCGCCGAGGCGCTCAGCTCCACCCCGGCGGGCATCCGCACGGCGCTCGGCCGTCTCGTCACCACCGGCCTGGTCACCCGGCTCGCCGGGTCACCGGTCCGGTACACCGCCGCGCCACCCGAGGTCGCGGTCGACGCGCTCGCCGCGCAGCGCCAGCACGAGATGGACCTGCTGCGCAGCCGGATCCGCGAACTCGCGCACAAGTTCCAGAAGTTGGACAGCTCCAAGTCCGCCGAGCTGGTCGAGCTGATCGAGGGCCAGGAAGCCATGCGGCACCGCGCCGAGCAGCTCCAGCTCGGCGCCCAGCAGGAGATCCTGATCATCGACTGTCCGCCGTACTTCGACGACCCGACCGCCAATCCGATGGAGTTCCAGCTCCTCGAGCGCGGTGTCGTCTACCGGGCGCTGTACGACGCCCCCGGGCTGGAGGGCGCCGCCCGGATGGGCTTCGTGATGGAGTGCATCGCGGCGGGCGAGCAGGCCAGGAGCCTGCCGTCGGTGCGGATGAAGATGCTGGTCGCGGACCGCCGCTACGCGATGATCCCGCTCAGCTTCGAGGCCACCGAGTCCACCGCCGCGCTGTGGGTGCGGCCCTCGCCGCTGCTGACGGCGCTGGTGACCTGCTTCGACCTGCTCTGGGAGCGGGCGACGCCGCTCGGCGTCGGTCAGCAGACCGGAGAGCTCGACGAACGCGACCGGGAACTGCTGGCGATGATGGCCAGCGGGATGAAGGACGCCGCGATCGTCCGCAGCCTCGGCATCACCCAGCGCACCATGACCCGCCGGATCAGCCACATCCTGAACGTCCTGGACTCCCAGACCCGCTTCCAGGCCGGTCTCCAGGCCGCCCGCCGCGGCTGGCTCTGA
- a CDS encoding ATP-binding protein gives MAVADLPQTVRYGLSLPTVPASVPEARRRVRAELGAHGIGPDHPLTDTVLLVVSELVTNAVRHAAEHSPSTALGLTVGPDELVVSVHDRHPHCPQALAVPHQDGSGGWGLGLVAELAEAFGGGMDSHADPDGGGKTMVVRLPLG, from the coding sequence ATGGCTGTCGCGGACCTGCCCCAGACCGTGCGGTACGGCCTGAGCCTCCCCACCGTGCCCGCGTCCGTGCCGGAGGCACGACGCCGGGTGCGCGCCGAACTGGGCGCGCACGGCATCGGACCGGACCACCCGCTGACCGACACGGTGCTGCTGGTCGTGAGCGAGCTGGTGACCAATGCTGTCCGGCACGCCGCCGAGCACTCGCCGAGCACCGCCCTCGGCCTGACCGTGGGGCCGGACGAACTCGTGGTGAGCGTGCACGACCGGCATCCGCACTGCCCGCAGGCGCTGGCCGTGCCGCACCAGGACGGCAGCGGCGGCTGGGGTCTCGGGCTGGTCGCGGAGCTGGCGGAGGCGTTTGGCGGCGGCATGGACTCGCACGCCGACCCGGACGGGGGCGGAAAGACCATGGTGGTCCGGCTCCCGCTGGGGTAG
- a CDS encoding GNAT family N-acetyltransferase — MREIANHPVLTTERLRLRPLTSADTEWWVRLHADPEVNRFVGAYTEEQAADRLRAIEQQWTERGHGLCAVELRDTGEAIGRCGLNWWAQYQETEAGWTFARAHWGRGYATEAASAVLDWGFGALGLARITAMIAPGNAPSAAVAARLGFSPLREDTLSGKPVTVHALDREGWNGTTVGSTA, encoded by the coding sequence ATGAGGGAGATCGCCAACCATCCTGTCCTGACCACCGAACGGCTTCGGCTGCGCCCGCTGACCAGCGCCGACACCGAGTGGTGGGTCCGCCTGCACGCCGACCCGGAGGTCAACCGCTTCGTCGGCGCCTACACCGAGGAGCAGGCCGCCGACCGGCTGCGGGCCATCGAGCAGCAGTGGACGGAGCGCGGCCACGGCCTCTGCGCGGTGGAACTCCGCGACACCGGCGAGGCGATCGGGCGCTGCGGACTCAACTGGTGGGCGCAGTACCAGGAGACCGAGGCCGGCTGGACCTTTGCCCGCGCCCACTGGGGCCGCGGCTACGCGACCGAGGCGGCGAGCGCCGTGCTCGACTGGGGCTTCGGCGCCCTCGGACTGGCGCGGATCACCGCCATGATCGCTCCCGGCAACGCGCCCTCCGCCGCCGTGGCGGCGCGACTCGGGTTCTCCCCGCTCCGCGAGGACACGTTGTCCGGCAAGCCGGTCACCGTTCACGCCCTCGACCGGGAGGGGTGGAACGGCACGACGGTAGGCTCGACGGCGTGA
- a CDS encoding HAD-IA family hydrolase codes for MKGVMFDFSGTLFRIDSTARWLDGYLAATALVLDAAERAELVARLEEFGALPGGVPPRTLPAELADAWAIRDLGAAEHRTAYAGLARAALAGAAEPPTAVDADVSVVAAFDAAASDVAAVAAVDADALYDRHMDPDAWQPYADAGPVLRELRRRGIPVAVVSNIGWDLRPIFRRHGLDEFVDVYLLSFEFGAQKPEPTIFQEACDRLGLAPADVLMVGDDVPADGAAAALGCAFHRVDHLPVEQRPDGLRPVLDLLG; via the coding sequence ATCAAAGGTGTGATGTTCGACTTCTCCGGCACGCTGTTCAGGATCGACTCGACCGCGCGCTGGCTGGACGGCTACCTCGCCGCGACGGCCCTCGTCCTCGATGCTGCCGAGCGCGCGGAACTGGTCGCCCGGCTGGAGGAGTTCGGTGCGCTTCCGGGTGGTGTCCCGCCGCGCACCCTGCCCGCCGAGCTGGCCGACGCATGGGCGATCCGGGACCTCGGTGCCGCCGAACACCGCACCGCCTACGCCGGGTTGGCCCGCGCCGCGCTCGCCGGGGCCGCGGAGCCGCCCACCGCCGTGGACGCGGACGTTTCCGTCGTGGCCGCCTTCGATGCGGCCGCCTCTGATGTGGCTGCCGTGGCTGCCGTCGACGCGGACGCGCTCTACGACCGGCACATGGACCCTGACGCCTGGCAGCCCTACGCGGACGCCGGACCCGTCCTGCGCGAACTCCGCCGCCGCGGCATCCCGGTCGCCGTGGTCAGCAACATCGGCTGGGACCTGCGTCCGATCTTCCGCCGCCACGGGCTCGACGAGTTCGTGGACGTGTACCTCCTCTCCTTCGAGTTCGGGGCGCAGAAGCCCGAGCCGACGATCTTCCAGGAGGCGTGCGACCGCCTCGGCCTGGCTCCCGCCGACGTCCTGATGGTCGGCGACGACGTCCCCGCCGACGGCGCGGCCGCCGCCCTCGGCTGCGCCTTCCACCGGGTCGACCACCTGCCTGTCGAGCAGCGACCGGACGGGCTGCGCCCGGTGCTCGACCTCCTCGGCTGA